Within Pseudomonas alloputida, the genomic segment GGTAAGGAATAATGACATGAACATCATCAATGCGCGCCTGCGTAGCAAGCGTAGTCCGCTTCGTCCTGAATGGCATGACATCTAGCCAGATCCAAGTGATGGTCCAAAACTGTGCGGAATGACCGAGATTCCCCTGCAGAATTGTGGTGGCGCCCTCGTGGAGCGCACATTCACTTGGATGCCCTCACATTGCGGGCCAGCTGAGGGGAGCATGGCGAGGAAATCCTGGACCGCGCCACGAAAACTAACGACAGGGTTGTTCAGTGAAGTGAAGAGACTACCTTTTTCCGCTCGCCGATTGGTGAGACACCAAAGAAACGACTGTAGCACTTTGAGAAGTGTGCTGGCGAAATGAAACCACAGGCGAGGGCGATATCACGCACTTGGGATTCACTGTGTAGCAATAGTTGCCTAGCCCGTGTCAGGCGTAGTTCCAAGTAATACTGACTCGGTGTGTTTTGAAGATGCTTGTGGAACAAACGCTCCATTTGCCGAACCGAGATCTCATTCAGTTCTGCAAGCTCTTCCAAGGTCATCGGGTCTTCAAGGTTGGCTTCCATGATTGTAACAATCTGACTGAGTTTGGGCTGAGAGGTGCCGAGCTTTTGCCGCAAAGGCACGCGCTGGCGCTCTTGCGATCCACGTACTCGATCACATAACAGCAGTTCAGCCGCATGACTGGCAATGTCCCGCCCGCCAGGTTCTCGGGCAATCAGTTGTAGGATCATGTCCATGGACGCCACGCCGCCGGAGCTCGTGAAACGGTCACGGTCAAGCTCAAACAGTTGGTTGGAAATGATAATGCCGGGAAATCGCTCTTTTAGCGCCTCGATATCTTCCCAGTGGATGGTACACCGATAACCAGTGAGCAGATTGGCGCGTGCTAGCAAATGGCTGCCTGTGCAAATACCGCCCAATGGCACCTGGTCATGTGCCAACTTGCGAAGCCAGTTGAGGATGGGGCGGGTATTGTGGTCGGAGACTATCGGGTTTGGCCCCACCACGAACAGCATGTCCAGCTTTGGGGCATCCTTGATACTGAAATCGGGCAGGATGCGCATGCCGTTACTGGCACTCACTGGCTCCATGTCGGCTGCAATGATCAGGGTCTGGAACATGGTTTTGCGTGCTGCCAGGTTGGCCATGCGCAAGGTTTCCACCGCCGAGGCGAAGCCAATGGTGGTGAAATTGGGAATGATCAGGAAACCGACGACTTTCAGCGGCGGGGCATCATTGACAGGGTATGCCGGTGCCAACGGCGAGGATTTTAACGTACCCATCAATACGACTCCTTGAATGCAAAAAAATGACGTGCTCTGCGTCTGGTTGCCGTAAATCGGCAATTCATTGTGTTTAGGTTGATGCATTTGTCAGAGTGATAGTACACGCAGTGCCTAAGCATTGGGAGGCGCCCCGGTGAAAAGCAAAAACCCTGCGAAAGCAACACCTTCACAGGGTGGGTAACGACTCGGCCTGGTCAGTCAGGCTTGCTCGCCACGGTGGCCGAAGTGCTCTTTTTAGACGAGAAAATGGCGCTCACGCAGACGATGGACAGCGCCAGCGCACCAGTTGCCACCACTTCCATGCGATGCCCTGGCATCACCAGCATCATCGTCAAGATACTGATGATGGAGAAGATGACCAGGTAGCTGAGCCAGGGGAACAGCCACATCTTGAAGTCCAGCGCAGTACCTTGGCTATCCATCCGATTACGCAGAACCAATTGCGAAACAGCGATTGCCAGATAGACTAGAAGCGCTACCGCCCCCGAACTTGCCAGCAGGAAGGAAAACACCTCGTCGGGAGCGAAGTAATTGAGTGCTGTGGTCAAGAAGCCCACTGCGGTGCTGGCTAGCACTGCAATCACTGGCACGCCCGTCGCTGAGGTGCGCTGCAGAACGCGAGGACCGTCGCCGCGCTTGCTCAGCGAATAGACCATGCGCGATGCGGTGTAGATGGCCGAATTGAGGCAACTGGCAACGGCAATCAGCACGACGATATCGACGATCATCTTGGCGTGCGGGATGTTCATCAGCTCAAGGGCCCGTTGATAGGAGCCGACCTGTACTAGCATGGGGTCGTTCCAGGGCACGATGGAGATGATCAGGAACACCGAGACGATGTAGAAGATCCCCATTCGCCACACCACGGAATTGGTGGCACGGGTGATTTGCTTGGAGGGGTTTTTCGACTCGGCGGCGGCAATGGTGACAATTTCAGTACCCATGAAACTGAACACGGTGGTGAGCATGGCACCGATGACAGCGGTCATGCCGTTGGGCATGAAACCACCAAACTCATGACTCAGGTTGACCACGCCGCTAACTGAAATATCGGGCAGCGCGCCTGTCAGTGCCAATGCACCCAGAGCAATGAACCCTAGCACCGCGATAACCTTGAGCATCGCAAACCAAAACTCGAATTCACCGTAGCGCGCCACACTGAACAGGTTAGTTACGGTCAGCAAACCGGTAACCACCAGTGCGAATTCCCAGGTTTCTATCGCAGGGAACCAGGCATGCAGAATGGCCGCTGCTGCAATGGCTTCGATTGGAATGACCAGCACCCAGAACCACCAGTACAGCCAGCCAATGGTAAAGCCTGCTGTACGTCCCATTGCGCGCTCGGCGTAGGTGGAGAATGACCCGGTATCTGGCGAGGCCACCGCCATTTCTCCGAGCATGCGCATGACCAGAACGACCAGTGTGCCAGACATGATGTACGCGAGAATTGCCGCAGGACCGGCTGCAGCAATGGCATGCCCCGAGCCGATGAAGAGGCCGGCGCCAATAGCGCCGGCGATTGACAACATGGTGACGTGGCGCTGCTTGAGGCCGGGGGCCAGAGTTGAGTTGCTGGACATGCTAATTACCCTTTTTATTCTTGAAGGAGGGTGAACTGCGAACGGCGGTGCTGCTCTGGGCTGGAGATCGGTGTTATTTCTGCAGGTCGAAGGCCTCCCGCACAGCGCTGCTAATGCCCTCTACGCAAACTCGCAGAATCAACTCGCCTTTTTCTCGGTTGGCGCCCTTAGGCGAGGAAAGCGTTCCGCAGGCGGGGGTGCGTTCAGGGATGATGGGGAAGACATCGTAAGGTGGGAATTTTGCCGGAGGGTGGTCGACGGCGCGGCTCAGGTCGACCTTTTCAGGGTGCAGGGCCAGCATCAGTGACGTTTCGAAAACGCCACCGTGTTCGATGTCCCAGCCGAGGAAACCTTCGGGGTAGAGCTCTTCGATGACCGCCGGCGCGTTGACGAAATCCCAGTAGGACAGAACGACCACCTTGAAATCGGTGATACCGCCATAACGCAGTTCGCGCAGCGCCAGGTCGATGCCTTCGACGATGAACATCGAGTTTTCATAATGGCCATTCATCAAGACCAGCTTGCGCGCCCCATGCCGGGCGAGTTCGCGGATGATGTCCTGGATGGTATGGGTCAGTGTTGCGCCATCCAGGCTGGTGGTGCCGGGAAAGTGGTTGCCACCTCCCGACTTCTGCTGTGACTTGTAGCCATAGGCCAAGGCGGGTAACACCAAGCCGTCGACTTCTCGCGCTACTGCCTTGCACAGGGCGGTAGGCAATAGCACATCCACCTCCATGCACATGTGATGACCGTGCTGCTCCAAGGCGCCCACCGGCAAGAAAATCGTGCTGCCGGAAGCTACCTTCTGTGCGTACTCAGGCCAGGTGAGTTCGCCAACCACTACGCTTTCGTTCATCGGTTATCTCTCTTTATTCTTGTATTCGTTGAAGTAGTCCGTTTGCAGCGAGCCAGTACATGCAACGATTTGATCAGATCACAACGACATTCACTTGTCAGTTCCCGACCTGAATTTGACAAATGCTGACGGACCTGCGATCCAGGTGGGTCGGGTGGGGCAGGGGGCGAATTTGACAAATTACAGGTCGGAAAAACACAACTTGCCCTGATGGCAATCTGCTGCAATCGGTAATCACACAGGCGGTGAAAACCTTGGGGAAGCGGGGCGAAAGCGCGGCTGGGCCAAGGCACTTTTGATTACCGAGGGTATCTCCATGACGCGTCGCGCCGATTTTTCACGCCGTACATTCATCAAGAACAGCAGCATTTTGGCCGGTGTGGCGGCGCTCTCCGGGGTACTTCCGAACAGAACCTTTGGCGCAGCCGAAAAAGAACTGGTGATACTGGCGTGGGCAGGCCACGCCGCGCCCGACATCGTCGCGGATTTCGAGCGCGAGCATGGGGTCAAGGTGCGGGCCAAGTACTACACCGGCGGCGATAACATGCTGGGGCTCATTTCGCAGTCACCACCGGGCACCTTCGACCTGATCCTGTCGGATGCCGAGTATGTGCAACAACTCAACGCCGCCGACTATATCGAGCGACTGGACCTTGCCGATTATCCCTTCGATGACTTCTACCCAGAGTTTCAGCACTTTCCAGGGCACTGGCAGGGCGATGAACTGTATTCGGTCATGGTCCGCTTCGGCTTTCTCGGTATCGCCTTCAATACCCAGTTGCTGCCGGAGTCCAAGGCGAAAAGCTACCAGGTGTTCTGGGACGATAGCCTCAAGGGCAAGGTCGGCCACTTCGACTGGCACCTGCCAAACCTGGGCCAGATCAGTTTGCTCAATGGCAACAGGCTGCCCTACGACATCGACGCGGCGCACTGGAAGAGGCTCCAGGACAAAACCATGAGCCTACGCGGACAAGTGGCCGGGTTCTTCGATTATGGCGGTACCTTCTCCTCCCTGAAAAACGGCCAGATCCACGCGATGTGTGGCATTGGCGACTGGATTACCGGGGTCTTGCAGCGTGCCGGGGCACCGGTAAAAACAGTGATACCCGAGGAGGGCGGCCTGCAATGGACCGAGTCTTATTGCATCGCCAAGAAAGCCCACAGCCCGGAACTTGCGAAGAAGTTCATTCAATACATCACCTCCCCTGAAGGCCAGGTGAAGTCGGCGAAGATGGAGGCTTACCCGGCGCTGATTCCCAATAAGCGCGGCTGGGAGTTGCTGAACAAGACCGACCTTGCCGAAGCCAGACGCCAAGGCATGGTACTGGGCCAGCGCAATGTCATGGACGACATCCGCGAGGGGCGTATTCAGTATCGCGCGCTCCCCGTGCAGCAGAGCCTGGAGGACTGGAACGACTTCTGGTCGCAGTACAAGGGCGCTTGATGGCGCCTACACAGGAGCGGCGTAATGATTTCGAACAAGCTATCGCCCCCACTGCCCGCCAGTGAGGAGCCTGCACGCACGCG encodes:
- a CDS encoding creatininase; translation: MNESVVVGELTWPEYAQKVASGSTIFLPVGALEQHGHHMCMEVDVLLPTALCKAVAREVDGLVLPALAYGYKSQQKSGGGNHFPGTTSLDGATLTHTIQDIIRELARHGARKLVLMNGHYENSMFIVEGIDLALRELRYGGITDFKVVVLSYWDFVNAPAVIEELYPEGFLGWDIEHGGVFETSLMLALHPEKVDLSRAVDHPPAKFPPYDVFPIIPERTPACGTLSSPKGANREKGELILRVCVEGISSAVREAFDLQK
- a CDS encoding polyamine ABC transporter substrate-binding protein, which produces MTRRADFSRRTFIKNSSILAGVAALSGVLPNRTFGAAEKELVILAWAGHAAPDIVADFEREHGVKVRAKYYTGGDNMLGLISQSPPGTFDLILSDAEYVQQLNAADYIERLDLADYPFDDFYPEFQHFPGHWQGDELYSVMVRFGFLGIAFNTQLLPESKAKSYQVFWDDSLKGKVGHFDWHLPNLGQISLLNGNRLPYDIDAAHWKRLQDKTMSLRGQVAGFFDYGGTFSSLKNGQIHAMCGIGDWITGVLQRAGAPVKTVIPEEGGLQWTESYCIAKKAHSPELAKKFIQYITSPEGQVKSAKMEAYPALIPNKRGWELLNKTDLAEARRQGMVLGQRNVMDDIREGRIQYRALPVQQSLEDWNDFWSQYKGA
- a CDS encoding GlxA family transcriptional regulator, producing the protein MGTLKSSPLAPAYPVNDAPPLKVVGFLIIPNFTTIGFASAVETLRMANLAARKTMFQTLIIAADMEPVSASNGMRILPDFSIKDAPKLDMLFVVGPNPIVSDHNTRPILNWLRKLAHDQVPLGGICTGSHLLARANLLTGYRCTIHWEDIEALKERFPGIIISNQLFELDRDRFTSSGGVASMDMILQLIAREPGGRDIASHAAELLLCDRVRGSQERQRVPLRQKLGTSQPKLSQIVTIMEANLEDPMTLEELAELNEISVRQMERLFHKHLQNTPSQYYLELRLTRARQLLLHSESQVRDIALACGFISPAHFSKCYSRFFGVSPIGERKKVVSSLH
- the gabP gene encoding GABA permease, yielding MSSNSTLAPGLKQRHVTMLSIAGAIGAGLFIGSGHAIAAAGPAAILAYIMSGTLVVLVMRMLGEMAVASPDTGSFSTYAERAMGRTAGFTIGWLYWWFWVLVIPIEAIAAAAILHAWFPAIETWEFALVVTGLLTVTNLFSVARYGEFEFWFAMLKVIAVLGFIALGALALTGALPDISVSGVVNLSHEFGGFMPNGMTAVIGAMLTTVFSFMGTEIVTIAAAESKNPSKQITRATNSVVWRMGIFYIVSVFLIISIVPWNDPMLVQVGSYQRALELMNIPHAKMIVDIVVLIAVASCLNSAIYTASRMVYSLSKRGDGPRVLQRTSATGVPVIAVLASTAVGFLTTALNYFAPDEVFSFLLASSGAVALLVYLAIAVSQLVLRNRMDSQGTALDFKMWLFPWLSYLVIFSIISILTMMLVMPGHRMEVVATGALALSIVCVSAIFSSKKSTSATVASKPD